The genomic DNA CACCCCAGTTGGTCTGGAAGTCGCGAGGGGCCAACAGTTGAAGCTCTTCCGCCAACTTGCGTGCACGTTCCCAATCGGGCAAGCCTTCGGGCGGTTGGCCGCCGGCCGCTTCGCTGCGCAGCTTATCGGTCAACAGCTTCAACTTCTGATCGTTCTCATTGCAACCGGGCCAGGTCGCGATCACGAACCGTTCACCCGAGAAATACTCACCAAACCATTCCAGTTCGGTCGTCTCGGGGAAGTCCGACGGCAACCAATCCTTGACGTTGTTGTTGTTGCTCTGCAGGCTCTGCCGCGCGCCACGGATTCCGATCGGCGCCAGGAAGCAGACAACCAGCAAGATCAGCAAGGCATTGTTGATACCAAAAATCGAGCGGCGGGCGAGGAACGTTGGTTTCATGAACAGATATTCAGTAGAACCGGCAAGAGATCCGCATCACGCCGTTGGTCGTGCCTACGACGAGATCACATGTTAACGCGCAATATGGCGTTATTAGATTAGTAGCATCGGGCAATTCAATCCATGCCAATTGCCCCTCGCTCGGCTGCGAGTCCACAAAATCCACGGCTTTCCGCTGCGTCAACGCGATTCGATCACCCCAGTACCACTCTGACGCCAGCAATTGTACGCGATCGCTGCCCCATCCGTCAGGTGGCGATCGGTTCGCGCGAGGTGGCCGATTCGTCTGCACGACGCCACAAAACATAGATTTCACCCAACAAACTGGTGCGAACCGTCTCCCGATAGGGCGAACTGGCCGGCAAGCCTGCCATCAGTCGGCGATGCGCTTCGGGGGCATCGTGGTAGGGCAAGGTAGGGAACAGATGATGCAAGGCGTGATACCGAGTGCCGATCGGGCCCCACAATTCGGTGACCCAAGGCCGATCGGGATAGTTGACCGTGTCGAGCAGTTGTTCTTCAAAGCTCAACACACGACCATCTCCTGCCCAGCGATGAGCCCCCAGCGTGCGGACCGCGTTGAGCGTCAACACAGCGACGCCCATCAGATAGCCCCACAACCACAGCGGGCTGACCAATTGACCGGTCATGATCCAGTCGCCAAACGTGAACCAGAGCAGCCACAGGAAACAACAGACCTCTTGGCGAACGACCAACCGCATCAGTTCGGGCGAACCGTCACGTCGTTCATAAAACGGATCGACGACCATCGTTGAAGCGTGTCGATGGACCCAACGCCGCGCCGGAGGATAGACCCAACAGATCGGACTGGCCACGAGAAAGCGTAGATAGGCCATGATGGGCACGATCAAATTGTG from Rosistilla carotiformis includes the following:
- a CDS encoding fatty acid desaturase family protein, which translates into the protein MATNHTNKQDFVDDDSAGYTQDESGFKFSEARHLIRDLGRPKPIIYWLDFLPCILIAHVLFMTMRYMHEILPEDPSRAYLVQAILFPVCVILYMRCAMFIHELAHFGDKIPYFRQVWNSLCGVPFLIPSFVYLPHIDHHRRKSYGTDEDGEYFPLAHMSRWYMVAFLLHNLIVPIMAYLRFLVASPICWVYPPARRWVHRHASTMVVDPFYERRDGSPELMRLVVRQEVCCFLWLLWFTFGDWIMTGQLVSPLWLWGYLMGVAVLTLNAVRTLGAHRWAGDGRVLSFEEQLLDTVNYPDRPWVTELWGPIGTRYHALHHLFPTLPYHDAPEAHRRLMAGLPASSPYRETVRTSLLGEIYVLWRRADESATSREPIAT